The following proteins are encoded in a genomic region of Magnolia sinica isolate HGM2019 chromosome 1, MsV1, whole genome shotgun sequence:
- the LOC131237738 gene encoding alpha-terpineol synthase, chloroplastic-like: MALYFPLPSFYFSFPCLPNRPLVAFQVMNGPRVPKHLQCLASYQDHVLMAPRRSANFTPSIWDYDFIESLRGGYEGAMHVRQELKEAVRCLLQETYEPLDQLELIDAVQRLGLGYLFEVEIKGALKVLSSISNKDMGIEKDLYATALKFRLLRQHGYEVPQDVFDSFMDGMGSFKACLSEDTKGMLSLYDASHLSTEGETILDEAKAFTSRHLKGSKRKVGLHLERHVDHALELPLHWRMPRSEARWAIDTYKEEVGMNSNLLELAKLDFNRVQAMHRRNVRKTSKWWRELGLGEKLSFSRDRLMECFYWAQGVAFEPQFGYCREVLTKAAQLITTIDDLYDVYGSLDELELFTEAVDKWDAKAVDQLPYYMKMCFLALYDTTNQIAYEALKDQELDIIPCLRNVWADFCKAMLVEARWCNQRYQPTLAEYLNNGWISSSGAILLVHGFFNANQIIKKEALECLENDPNIIRWPATILQLCNDLATSEVELERGDVPTSIQCYMNDANVSERVAREHIKGLIANTWKKMNEECGPHSPFPAPFVNMAFNLARTAQCIYLHGDGHSNPDCGTKDQIMSLLVEPVPLTAR, encoded by the exons ATGGCTTTATATTTCCCTCTGCCTTCCTTCTACTTCTCCTTCCCATGCTTGCCCAACAGGCCACTCGTGGCCTTCCAAGTGATGAACGGTCCACGTGTTCCCAAGCATCTGCAATGTCTTGCAAGCTATCAGGACCATGTATTAATGGCTCCGAGGCGATCAGCTAACTTCACGCCTAGCATTTGGGACTATGATTTCATAGAGTCGCTAAGGGGTGGTTATGAG GGTGCCATGCACGTGAGACAAGAGCTGAAGGAAGCCGTGAGGTGTTTGCTCCAGGAAACATACGAGCCGTTGGATCAACTTGAGTTGATCGATGCAGTCCAACGACTGGGCTTGGGGTATCTCTTCGAAGTGGAAATCAAAGGCGCCCTAAAGGTTCTGTCGTCCATCAGCAATAAGGACATGGGAATTGAAAAGGATCTCTATGCCACAGCTCTTAAGTTCAGGCTCCTTAGACAGCATGGTTATGAGGTCCCACAAG ATGTTTTCGACAGCTTCATGGATGGAATGGGCAGCTTCAAGGCATGCCTGAGCGAGGACACAAAGGGAATGTTGAGTTTGTACGACGCTTCACACCTATCTACAGAAGGAGAGACTATCTTGGATGAGGCCAAAGCTTTTACAAGTAGACATCTCAAGGGTTCCAAAAGGAAGGTGGGCCTACACCTTGAAAGACATGTGGACCATGCATTGGAGCTTCCTTTGCATTGGAGGATGCCAAGATCAGAGGCCAGGTGGGCCATAGACACATACAAGGAAGAAGTGGGCATGAATTCCAACTTACTTGAACTGGCAAAGCTTGATTTTAATAGGGTGCAAGCCATGCACCGGAGAAATGTTAGAAAGACATCAAA GTGGTGGAGGGAGCTGGGCCTTGGAGAGAAGTTGAGCTTTTCTAGAGACCGTTTGATGGAGTGTTTCTATTGGGCTCAAGGTGTGGCATTTGAGCCCCAGTTTGGATATTGTAGGGAAGTTCTTACCAAAGCCGCTCAGCTAATAACAACCATTGATGATTTGTATGATGTTTATGGATCGTTGGATGAATTAGAGCTCTTCACTGAGGCTGTTGACAA GTGGGATGCTAAGGCAGTAGACCAACTTCCATACTACATGAAGATGTGCTTTCTAGCTCTTTATGATACTACAAATCAAATAGCTTATGAGGCCCTCAAGGATCAGGAGTTGGACATCATACCATGCCTACGCAATGTG TGGGCAGATTTTTGTAAAGCAATGCTAGTTGAGGCAAGGTGGTGCAACCAGAGATATCAGCCCACATTGGCAGAATATTTGAATAATGGATGGATTTCGTCATCAGGGGCCATCTTGCTGGTTCATGGATTTTTCAATGCAAACCAAATAATAAAGAAGGAAGCATTAGAATGCTTAGAAAATGATCCAAACATCATACGCTGGCCGGCTACGATTCTCCAACTTTGCAATGATTTGGCAACTTCAGAG GTTGAACTTGAGAGAGGTGATGTCCCAACATCAATCCAATGTTACATGAATGATGCCAACGTTTCGGAGAGGGTCGCCCGTGAACATATCAAAGGTCTGATTGCCAACACTTGGAAGAAGATGAATGAAGAATGCGGACCCCACTCTCCTTTCCCAGCGCCATTTGTCAACATGGCCTTTAATCTTGCAAGGACGGCCCAGTGCATTTACCTACATGGAGATGGTCACAGTAATCCAGACTGCGGCACCAAGGACCAAATCATGTCATTATTGGTTGAACCTGTCCCGCTTACTGCGAGATAA